A part of Scleropages formosus chromosome 3, fSclFor1.1, whole genome shotgun sequence genomic DNA contains:
- the LOC108923714 gene encoding MAP7 domain-containing protein 2-like isoform X2, with product MTTPIISNMAECAVEVAAKPRAVEVMTPPTISEKRPQVNGHASPVRLQASPSSPGGKDKATPAVAADKRLHSNGHASPVRLPANPSSPADVEGYLRTDDRMRLAKERREERERSLAAREQAIREKERRAQLQYERTVEERWRRLEEQRQKEELRRAAVEEKRRQRLEEEKERLEALMRRSLERSLQLEQRQKRWAWAGPGGTRDGDCENVPPPLSAASAFPYDLAAPPPATAEFSNAADTRSASTMNLPPSSDPLISKRLSSSSMAVGHTAERVPSSPHRSPYRGSPSRLARGVGRKASSGSPGSSEERGRGPTVTPETPKKLRRDRQTASPLASSPLRRPESPAMANKRSASPTTIRPIAKSRTQSPCTVRQHSSPQKHSSSSPVANGNKKHDSTELVVEERGHNLQDRKAALAGSPDKTPPKASTPEKKTFGTGAPEKKPSKAETPEKTTSKMETPETEKASLKPETSEKKPLKTDTLEKKTCKLDSQENSLLKTKIQEKSPSKTVTQERNPFKAETLEEKASKTEPSEKNLRKTSENDTSKSDSQERKTCTSETLENSIPKGTPTELSGGGSPEPSPVTHTAKSVAGTTDAEEASRLLTERRRQARQQKEQEERLKVEQQRKRQEEEAQRVEVNRKKEDEERQRRERQERALQAQMEREREEAEQQARMQAERQRQEREMLKLQEEQERLQRKKRIEEIMKRTRKADADTKKEEFVQPVSPPAPAAQGELPLTKSVDMLMTQQVNGQPDVKVKVEKQAPDRVKVGMDEKLKEINGQPKEKGPAGQLVLESMVMKTTESSSLPPTMANTMPPLINLEALDVKGGRPQETPNGAQSMEVSPASKEELISIPEFSPVNEVQHNGTSNARALEDLLDLTGQVAYPKLSPGGGLGDCNKNLIEGFSPCGDTQLIQTLLPPADKLNVQ from the exons ATGACCACACCGATCATCAGTAACATGGCGGAATGCGCAGTGGAAGTGGCCGCCAAGCCCCGGGCAG TTGAAGTCATGACTCCTCCCACCATCTCCGAAAAGAGACCACAGGTGAATGGCCACGCATCCCCAGTTCGTCTGCAGGCCAGTCCCTCAAGCCCTGGAGGCAAAG ACAAGGCcaccccagctgtggctgcagaCAAGAGGCTCCACAGCAATGGCCATGCCTCCCCAGTTCGCTTGCCAGCCAATCCCAGCAGCCCTGCAG ATGTGGAGGGATACTTGAGGACAGATGACCGCATGCGCCTTGCGAAAGAGAGACgcgaagagagagagaggagcctGG CTGCACGGGAGCAGGCGATCCGTGAGAAGGAGAGGCGCGCCCAGCTGCAGTACGAACGCACGGTGGAGGAGCGCTGGCGGCGCCTTGAGGAGCAGCGGCAGAAGGAGGAGCTCCGCAGGGCCGCggtggaggagaagaggaggcagCGGCTTGAGGAAGAGAAG GAGCGACTGGAGGCACTCATGAGGAGGTCCCTGGAACGCAGCctacagctggagcagagaCAGAAGCGCTGGGCGTGGGCTGGGCCTGGCGGGACCCGCGATG GTGACTGTGAGAATGTCCCGCCCCCTCTGTCCGCCGCCTCCGCCTTCCCCTACGACCTCGCCGCCCCCCCGCCCGCCACCGCCGAATTCAGCAACG CAGCTGACACTCGGTCAGCATCCACCATGAACCTGCCCCCTTCCTCGGACCCGCTCATCAGCAAGCGCCTCTCATCCTCCTCCATGGCTGTAGGCCACACTGCAGAGAGag TGCCGTCCAGCCCCCACAGGTCCCCCTACAGGGGATCTCCAAGCCGGCTGGCTCGTGGTGTTGGACGGAAGGCCAGTTCAGGATCTCCTGGCTCATCAGAGGAACGTGGCAGAGGACCAACTGTGACCCCTGAAACCCCCAAG AAACTCCGCAGAGACAGGCAAACGGCCTCTCCACTCGCCAGCTCGCCCCTGCGTCGTCCAGAATCACCGGCTATGGCGAACAAGCGCTCAGCATCTCCCACGACAATCAG GCCAATAGCAAAGAGCCGCACCCAGTCCCCgtgcactgtgaggcagcacaGCTCACCCCAGAAACACAGCTCCTCCAGTCCTGTTGCCAATGGCAACAAGAAGCACGACTCTACTGAGTTGGTGGTGGAGGAAAGAGGCCACAACTTGCAGGACAGGAAGGCCGCCTTGGCTGGGTCACCTGACAAGACACCACCAAAGGCCAGCACTCCAGAAAAGAAGACATTTGGAACGGGCGCTCCAGAGAAGAAGCCGTCTAAGGCGGAGACTCCAGAGAAGACGACCTCTAAAATGGAGACTCCAGAAACTGAAAAGGCCTCCTTAAAGCCCGAGACTTCAGAAAAGAAGCCTTTGAAGACTGATACTCTGGAAAAGAAGACTTGTAAATTGGACTCGCAGGAAAACAGCCTCTTGAAGACCAAGATCCAGGAAAAGAGTCCTTCTAAAACTGTCACACAAGAAAGGAACCCTTTCAAGGCCGAAACTCTAGAAGAGAAGGCTTCTAAGACCGAACCTTCGGAAAAGAACCTGCGAAAGACTTCGGAGAATGACACTTCAAAAAGTGACTCCCAAGAAAGGAAGACCTGTACAAGTGAGACTCTGGAAAATTCAATTCCAAAGGGTACACCTACTGAGCTGAGTGGGGGTGGGAGTCCAG AGCCGTCCCCAGTAACGCACACGGCCAAGTCTGTTGCCGGGACGACAGATGCAGAGGAGGCATCGAGACTGTTGACGGAACGGCGTCGCCAGGCCCGTcagcagaaggagcaggaggagag GCTGAAAGTGGAACAGCAGCGgaagaggcaggaggaggaagcgCAGCGAGTGGAGGTGAACAGGaagaaggaggatgaggaacgACAGAGGAGAGAACGCCAGGAGCGGGCACTACAGGCTCAGATGGAACGAGAG AGGGAGGAGGCAGAGCAACAGGCTCGGATGCAGGCTGAGCGTCAGCGACAGGAGAGAGAGATGCTGAAactgcaggaggagcaggagaggcTGCAGAGGAAGAAA AGGATCGAGGAGATCATGAAAAGAACCAGGAAAGCTGATGCCGACACCAAG AAGGAAGAATTCGTCCAGCCTGTCTCGCCTCCGGCACCAGCGGCCCAAG GGGAGCTTCCTCTCACTAAGAGTGTAGATATGCTGATGACCCAGCAGGTGAATGGACAACCTGATGTCAAGGTCAAGGTGGAAAAGCAGGCGCCTGATCGGGTGAAGGTGGGGATGGATGAGAAGCTGAAGGAAATAAACGGACAGCCGAAGGAGAAGGGTCCAGCAGGGCAACTGGTTTTGGAAAGCATGGTGATGAAGACCACAGAATCCAGTTCCCTACCTCCAACTATGGCCAACACCATGCCCCCACTCATCAACCTGGAGGCACTGGACGTGAAGGGCGGAAGGCCACAGGAGACTCCCAATGGGGCACAGTCTATGGAGGTCAG CCCCGCCTCCAAGGAGGAGCTTATCTCCATACCAGAGTTCTCGCCTGTGAACGAGGTCCAGCACAACGGCACGAGCAACGCCCGGGCTCTGGAAGACCTGCTGGACCTCACTGGCCAGGTGGCCTATCCTAAGCTCTCACCTGGGGGTGGCCTAGGAGACTGCAACAAAAACCTGATTGAGGGCTTCAGCCCCTGTGGTGACACCCAACTAATCCAGACCCTCCTACCACCAGCCGACAAACTCAACGTTCAGTAG